A region from the Thermanaeromonas toyohensis ToBE genome encodes:
- the rsmA gene encoding 16S rRNA (adenine(1518)-N(6)/adenine(1519)-N(6))-dimethyltransferase RsmA, with amino-acid sequence MYPAVTSPGQIISLLKSKGLRPCKARGQNFLIDANIARKIVEEAGLSAADVVVEIGPGLGALTWELAQRARQVIGVEIDRNLVQVLREVLAGQPNVSLVEGDALKIDFDELVGKTLGIEGRGRLPAYKVVANLPYYITSPLLNHLLSSDFHIDRLVLMLQLEVAERLVARPGTKDYGMLTVFTQYFAEIQWVMYVPRTVFFPRPEVDSAVVRLYKRSHPPVEVGDEEFFFRVVRASFSKRRKILPNALKELAGGREAVFKALDTAGIAPFRRGETLSLEEFAKLSRCLKNELGRR; translated from the coding sequence TTGTACCCTGCTGTAACTAGCCCCGGCCAGATTATCTCGTTGCTTAAGTCTAAGGGGTTAAGGCCCTGTAAGGCGCGGGGGCAAAATTTTCTTATAGACGCTAACATTGCCAGGAAAATAGTAGAGGAAGCAGGTTTAAGCGCAGCCGATGTAGTAGTAGAGATAGGCCCTGGCCTGGGAGCCCTGACGTGGGAGCTAGCCCAGCGGGCCAGGCAGGTTATAGGTGTAGAAATCGACCGAAATCTTGTTCAGGTGCTGCGCGAGGTCCTGGCGGGGCAGCCTAATGTGTCTTTGGTAGAGGGAGATGCCCTTAAGATAGATTTCGATGAGCTGGTAGGGAAAACCTTAGGGATCGAGGGTAGGGGGAGGTTACCAGCCTACAAAGTAGTGGCTAACCTTCCCTATTATATTACTTCCCCCCTTTTAAACCATCTTTTGAGCAGCGATTTTCACATTGACCGCCTTGTGCTTATGTTACAGCTGGAAGTAGCTGAACGTTTAGTGGCCAGGCCGGGGACCAAGGACTATGGCATGTTGACTGTTTTTACCCAGTACTTTGCGGAGATCCAGTGGGTAATGTATGTGCCCCGGACGGTGTTTTTCCCGCGCCCGGAAGTGGATTCGGCAGTAGTTCGACTTTATAAGCGTTCCCATCCTCCGGTGGAAGTCGGGGATGAAGAATTTTTCTTTCGGGTAGTGCGGGCGAGTTTCTCCAAGCGGCGCAAAATTTTACCCAATGCCCTTAAGGAGCTGGCTGGAGGCCGCGAGGCAGTTTTTAAAGCTTTAGATACCGCCGGGATTGCGCCTTTCCGGCGAGGGGAGACCTTATCTTTAGAGGAATTCGCCAAGCTAAGCCGGTGCCTTAAGAATGAGTTGGGAAGAAGGTGA
- the metG gene encoding methionine--tRNA ligase has product MGEKVFYVTTPIYYPSDRLHIGHALTTTMADTLARYKRMRGYDVYFLTGSDEHGQKIQRKAREAGLAPKAYVDRIVATFKELWRRLDISYDDFIRTTEERHKRVVQELFRRIYEKGDIYKSQYEGWYCTPCETFWTERQLKDGNCPDCGRPVELVKEESYFFRMSKYADQLLKYIEEHPEFIQPPSRRNEMINFIKGGLEDLCISRTTFDWGIPVPIDPKHVIYVWFDALTNYISALGYGTEDDSLFKRYWPAVVHLVGKDIVRFHTVIWPTILMAAGIDPPRKVFGHGWLLVEGGKMSKSKGNVVDPMVLIDRYGSDAIRYFLLREMPYGGDGYYSEEALIQRFNSDLANDYGNLLSRTVAMIEKFCAGVIPPPSGEEEELDWELKKLAAKTPAEVEEALENFEFARALSSIWQLIGRANKYIEETAPWALARDPEKRSRLNTVLYNLAEAIRQATVLCSPFMPGVPPRVWEQLGIKDVVHIHTWDSLKTWGGIPAGRRVKRGAPLFPRIELEKEDSEGGETLQVEARKEEVGEVTIEEFSRLQLKVAEVIAAEKVPQTDKLLKLEVDLGGERRTVVAGLARHYQPEELVGKKVVLVANLKPAKLRGIVSQGMVLAAVDGDNLSLIIPERNINPGAQVR; this is encoded by the coding sequence ATGGGGGAGAAGGTTTTTTACGTCACTACCCCGATTTATTATCCTAGCGATCGCCTGCATATAGGCCATGCCCTTACCACTACCATGGCCGATACCCTGGCCAGGTACAAGAGGATGCGTGGCTATGATGTGTATTTCCTTACAGGTTCCGATGAGCATGGCCAGAAAATCCAGCGTAAAGCCCGGGAAGCGGGCCTTGCGCCCAAAGCCTATGTAGATCGTATTGTAGCCACCTTTAAAGAGCTCTGGCGAAGGTTAGATATCTCTTATGACGATTTCATACGTACCACTGAGGAACGCCACAAGAGGGTAGTACAGGAGCTTTTCCGCCGGATATACGAAAAAGGGGATATTTATAAATCCCAATACGAGGGCTGGTACTGTACCCCTTGTGAGACCTTCTGGACAGAGCGGCAATTAAAAGACGGCAACTGCCCGGACTGCGGCCGGCCGGTAGAGCTAGTAAAAGAGGAAAGCTATTTCTTCCGCATGAGTAAATATGCGGACCAGCTCCTTAAGTACATTGAAGAACATCCCGAATTCATCCAGCCGCCCTCCCGGCGTAATGAGATGATAAACTTTATCAAGGGAGGACTGGAGGATCTCTGTATCTCCCGGACCACCTTTGACTGGGGTATCCCTGTCCCCATAGATCCTAAACATGTGATCTATGTATGGTTTGATGCCTTGACTAACTATATTTCGGCCTTAGGTTACGGGACGGAAGACGACAGCCTCTTTAAGAGATACTGGCCAGCGGTTGTCCACTTGGTAGGCAAGGATATTGTCCGTTTCCACACTGTTATCTGGCCTACTATCCTTATGGCTGCCGGCATAGATCCCCCCCGGAAAGTTTTTGGACACGGGTGGCTCCTGGTGGAAGGGGGAAAGATGTCCAAATCCAAGGGTAATGTCGTGGATCCCATGGTCCTTATCGACCGTTACGGCTCTGATGCTATTAGGTATTTTCTTTTAAGGGAGATGCCTTATGGCGGTGATGGTTATTATTCTGAGGAGGCCCTGATCCAGCGCTTTAATAGCGACCTGGCCAATGATTACGGTAATCTTTTGAGCCGTACGGTGGCCATGATCGAGAAATTCTGCGCTGGCGTTATCCCACCACCTTCAGGAGAAGAAGAGGAGCTAGACTGGGAACTTAAAAAACTAGCTGCGAAAACTCCGGCCGAGGTAGAAGAGGCGCTAGAGAATTTCGAGTTTGCGCGGGCCTTAAGCTCTATATGGCAGCTTATAGGCCGGGCCAATAAATACATTGAAGAGACGGCTCCCTGGGCCTTGGCCAGGGATCCGGAAAAGAGATCGCGCCTTAATACTGTCCTTTACAACTTAGCTGAGGCTATACGCCAGGCTACAGTCTTATGCTCACCCTTCATGCCTGGTGTACCACCCCGGGTATGGGAGCAGCTAGGTATTAAAGACGTTGTCCATATCCACACCTGGGACAGCCTTAAAACCTGGGGAGGTATTCCCGCAGGTAGGCGAGTAAAACGAGGAGCTCCCCTATTCCCCCGGATAGAACTAGAAAAGGAGGACAGTGAGGGTGGAGAAACCCTCCAAGTAGAAGCCCGGAAGGAAGAAGTGGGTGAAGTCACCATAGAAGAATTTTCCCGCTTACAGCTTAAAGTGGCTGAGGTAATAGCGGCAGAAAAGGTCCCTCAAACTGACAAGCTTTTAAAGCTTGAGGTAGATCTGGGAGGAGAAAGGCGTACGGTGGTGGCTGGCCTGGCCAGGCATTATCAGCCAGAGGAGCTTGTAGGGAAAAAAGTGGTGCTGGTGGCCAACCTAAAACCGGCCAAATTGCGCGGGATCGTGTCCCAGGGCATGGTACTTGCGGCTGTGGATGGTGATAATTTAAGCCTCATTATCCCAGAAAGGAATATAAACCCCGGCGCCCAGGTCCGGTAA
- a CDS encoding TatD family hydrolase, protein MNRELIDSHAHLNDPAFSPDLPEVIGRLKQAGVEAVINVGYDLRSSREAVVQAHNWPFLKASVAVHPHEAASFDEEGARVIRSLALDRVVVAVGETGLDYYRNLSPRRKQEEVFRWHLNLAKQLNLPVIVHDREAHKDILRILRQEADGLPGGVMHCFSGTWEMARAFLDLGFYISLAGPITFKNADNLREVAAKVPLERLLIETDAPYLTPAPYRGQRNEPANLRFVAEGVASARGIPVEEVIEATTLNARTLFRL, encoded by the coding sequence ATGAACCGGGAACTTATCGATTCCCATGCCCATCTAAATGATCCTGCCTTTAGCCCCGATCTTCCGGAAGTGATCGGGCGCCTTAAGCAGGCCGGGGTAGAAGCGGTAATTAATGTGGGATATGATTTGAGATCCTCACGGGAGGCTGTTGTTCAGGCCCATAACTGGCCTTTTCTTAAAGCTTCGGTGGCCGTCCATCCCCATGAGGCGGCCTCCTTTGACGAGGAAGGTGCCCGGGTTATAAGGTCCTTAGCTTTAGACCGGGTAGTGGTGGCTGTAGGAGAAACAGGCCTTGATTACTATAGGAATCTCTCCCCCCGGCGCAAGCAGGAAGAGGTTTTCCGCTGGCACCTTAATTTAGCTAAACAGCTTAACCTTCCAGTTATAGTCCACGACCGTGAGGCCCATAAGGATATTTTAAGGATATTACGACAGGAAGCTGACGGTCTCCCAGGGGGAGTGATGCATTGTTTTTCCGGTACCTGGGAGATGGCCCGGGCATTTTTGGACTTAGGTTTCTATATCTCCCTGGCCGGGCCCATTACCTTTAAAAATGCGGATAACCTCCGGGAGGTGGCGGCCAAGGTACCCTTGGAACGGCTGCTTATCGAGACGGACGCTCCTTACCTTACTCCAGCTCCCTACCGGGGCCAGCGGAACGAACCGGCTAACTTACGCTTTGTGGCCGAAGGGGTGGCTAGCGCCCGGGGGATACCTGTGGAGGAAGTTATAGAAGCTACCACCCTTAACGCCCGCACTCTATTTAGATTGTGA
- a CDS encoding ubiquitin-like domain-containing protein gives MDGWITAWREEKRLRSRRRSLFLFIGALLLIFVGAGWGMFNLAWKKVVLDIDGQEKTFRTRARTIEQFLSEEQIALASEDEVYPPLTTPLSNGLHIEVRRAVAVRVLVDGKEQEVRLVPGTVGQALKKAGISLGPLDRVEPPDLERFIQPGELIRVIRVEAKTETVEEEVDYRIIRRQDPELEVGTSRIIQYGRKGLKRTEYEVTYEDGREVKREVIKEEIVREPVPEVVVVGALREVSRGGHTLRFKQALWVTATAYTHTGNRTATGTVPRLGTVAVDPAVIPLGSRLYIEGYGFGRAEDVGSSIKGNRIDVFLETLEATRRWGIRRVKVYVLE, from the coding sequence GTGGATGGTTGGATAACTGCCTGGCGCGAGGAGAAAAGGTTGCGGTCCCGTCGCCGCTCTTTATTTTTATTTATCGGTGCTTTACTATTGATCTTTGTGGGAGCGGGTTGGGGAATGTTTAACCTGGCCTGGAAAAAGGTGGTTTTAGATATAGACGGCCAGGAGAAAACCTTTCGCACTCGAGCCAGGACTATAGAACAGTTTTTATCTGAGGAACAAATAGCCTTAGCTTCCGAGGATGAGGTTTATCCTCCCCTTACCACACCTTTAAGCAACGGCCTACATATAGAGGTAAGAAGGGCGGTAGCCGTACGGGTCCTGGTGGATGGCAAGGAACAGGAAGTACGCTTGGTACCAGGTACAGTAGGCCAGGCCTTAAAGAAAGCAGGGATCTCCTTAGGCCCCCTGGATCGGGTAGAACCCCCAGATCTAGAAAGATTTATACAGCCAGGGGAGCTTATCAGGGTAATTCGAGTGGAAGCAAAGACCGAAACAGTAGAAGAGGAAGTGGATTACCGTATTATCCGGCGGCAGGACCCGGAGCTAGAGGTAGGGACCAGTCGGATCATTCAGTACGGACGTAAAGGGCTTAAGCGGACCGAGTATGAGGTGACTTATGAAGATGGGCGGGAGGTGAAGCGGGAAGTAATAAAAGAAGAAATAGTCAGGGAGCCTGTGCCAGAAGTGGTGGTCGTAGGAGCCTTAAGGGAGGTTTCTCGAGGTGGTCATACTTTACGATTTAAGCAGGCTCTATGGGTCACAGCTACCGCTTACACCCATACTGGTAACCGTACGGCTACTGGCACTGTACCGCGGCTGGGCACCGTAGCTGTAGATCCTGCCGTAATCCCCTTAGGTAGCCGGCTGTACATTGAGGGTTACGGGTTTGGACGCGCAGAAGATGTGGGAAGCAGTATCAAGGGTAACCGTATAGATGTCTTTTTGGAAACCCTTGAGGCTACCCGGCGTTGGGGTATCAGGCGGGTAAAGGTCTATGTACTAGAATAG
- a CDS encoding 3D domain-containing protein, with protein sequence MPETLGYRVLRAVVCLVLSLWALVAIGWTERQVRIEADGHAFELVTRSWTVAGALEEAGIQVEPEDLVIPDPASPITPGLVISVNRAIPVRVEADGQQKTVKVPVPTVAQVLTAAGLTLGPLDRVETNLAGAENLYLKVFRVTQEIEVRSEPIPFKIERQADFRLERGVQKVVREGKPGLRYLKYRVTKENGKEVKRELLNTWVEIQPQSKIIAYGTRTPEVAATVAGTGKVLEMEATAYTHTGSPTATGIYPYRGIVAVDPKVIPLGTRLYVEGYGYAWAQDTGGLIKGHRIDLFMDTEKEAILWGRRRVRVYILD encoded by the coding sequence TTGCCAGAAACCTTAGGTTACCGGGTTTTAAGGGCTGTTGTTTGCCTGGTGTTAAGCCTCTGGGCTCTGGTGGCTATAGGATGGACTGAACGCCAAGTTAGAATTGAGGCTGATGGTCATGCGTTTGAGCTAGTTACCAGAAGTTGGACAGTAGCCGGGGCTTTAGAGGAGGCTGGTATCCAGGTGGAACCTGAGGATCTAGTAATTCCGGATCCGGCCTCACCTATAACACCAGGGCTAGTTATTAGTGTAAACCGGGCTATACCTGTACGCGTTGAAGCCGATGGACAGCAAAAAACAGTAAAGGTTCCTGTACCTACAGTAGCTCAAGTGCTCACCGCGGCGGGACTTACTTTAGGCCCCCTGGATCGGGTGGAGACTAACCTGGCCGGGGCCGAAAACCTTTACCTAAAGGTCTTCCGGGTAACCCAGGAGATCGAGGTAAGGTCAGAGCCTATACCTTTTAAGATCGAAAGGCAAGCAGATTTCCGCTTGGAACGAGGAGTCCAAAAGGTGGTCCGGGAAGGTAAACCAGGGTTACGCTACCTAAAGTACCGGGTGACTAAAGAGAATGGGAAAGAGGTTAAGCGTGAGCTCCTTAATACTTGGGTAGAAATTCAACCCCAGTCCAAGATCATAGCTTATGGTACCCGGACTCCTGAGGTAGCAGCTACAGTGGCCGGGACAGGGAAAGTTTTAGAAATGGAGGCCACAGCCTATACCCATACAGGCAGTCCCACCGCTACTGGTATCTACCCTTACCGCGGTATTGTGGCTGTGGATCCCAAAGTTATCCCTTTAGGAACCAGGTTGTATGTAGAAGGTTACGGATATGCCTGGGCCCAGGACACAGGAGGGCTCATAAAGGGTCATCGCATAGATCTCTTTATGGATACAGAAAAGGAAGCTATTCTTTGGGGACGCCGGCGGGTGAGGGTTTATATACTAGACTAG